The following are encoded in a window of Kitasatospora sp. NBC_01250 genomic DNA:
- a CDS encoding bestrophin-like domain: MSLGIILAVILGAALAVGILAAFGRTTRSREGSFSSGALGFLGSASLSSFILVAAFLIAGSWSNLNTARGHTWDEARALNAAYTDADASTRPLLRSYVVDVIGPDFQAMTHGSSDPATWTSLDTVRTHVESLPDSPQRTAELSDLDDVSTKRQIRLADASLTLPAPLYPALIGTGLLVLLYAPIAGLTFHHREAIALGLVGAVVGFGIYLVLHMTHPYTGPMHVTPVAYQQSLQRFAQLSQQS, translated from the coding sequence TTGAGTCTGGGAATCATCCTCGCCGTAATCCTCGGCGCCGCGCTGGCCGTGGGCATCCTGGCCGCCTTCGGCCGCACCACGCGCTCCCGCGAGGGCTCCTTCTCCAGCGGCGCGCTCGGGTTCCTGGGCTCGGCGTCGCTCTCGTCCTTCATCCTGGTCGCCGCCTTCCTGATCGCCGGGTCCTGGTCCAACCTGAACACCGCGCGCGGCCACACCTGGGACGAGGCCCGCGCGCTCAACGCCGCCTACACGGACGCCGACGCGAGCACCCGCCCGCTGCTGCGCTCCTACGTCGTCGACGTGATCGGCCCGGACTTCCAGGCGATGACCCACGGCAGCTCCGACCCGGCCACCTGGACCAGCCTTGACACCGTGCGCACGCACGTCGAGTCGCTGCCCGACTCACCCCAACGCACCGCCGAGCTCAGCGACTTGGACGACGTCTCGACCAAGCGCCAGATCCGTCTGGCGGACGCCTCGCTGACCCTGCCCGCCCCGCTCTACCCGGCCCTGATCGGTACCGGCCTGCTGGTGCTGCTCTACGCGCCGATCGCGGGCCTGACCTTCCACCACCGGGAGGCGATCGCACTCGGCCTGGTCGGCGCGGTGGTGGGCTTCGGGATCTACCTGGTGCTGCACATGACGCACCCCTACACCGGCCCGATGCACGTCACCCCGGTGGCCTACCAGCAGAGCCTGCAGCGCTTCGCCCAACTGTCCCAGCAGAGTTGA
- a CDS encoding SDR family NAD(P)-dependent oxidoreductase, with amino-acid sequence MRQQRLAVVSGGGTGIGKAIAAQLAADGRRVVVLGRRAEVLEQARASIDRAVGAPSVVPVPVDLTDAQQVGEAAAVIAELGPVDVLVNNAGAVITAPADETLAALADAWRRDLDTNLLTAVLLTTALQERLRRPGGRLIMISSAAAQRGGAGAHSAGSYAAAKAALHGWAFGLARALGPDGITVNVLAPGYIEDTEIFGDRWSERFHAEKVADTLVGRAGTPADVAAAVGYLASPAAGYLTGQVIGLNGGAVLGR; translated from the coding sequence GTGCGACAGCAGCGGCTTGCGGTGGTGTCAGGTGGCGGGACCGGGATCGGCAAGGCGATCGCGGCGCAGCTGGCGGCCGACGGCCGCCGGGTGGTCGTCCTCGGGCGGCGGGCGGAGGTCCTGGAGCAGGCCCGCGCCTCGATCGACCGGGCGGTCGGCGCGCCCAGCGTCGTGCCGGTGCCGGTGGACCTGACCGACGCTCAGCAGGTCGGCGAGGCCGCGGCGGTGATCGCCGAGCTGGGGCCGGTGGACGTCCTGGTGAACAACGCGGGCGCGGTGATCACCGCGCCCGCCGACGAGACGCTCGCCGCGCTGGCCGATGCCTGGCGCCGGGACCTGGACACCAACCTGCTGACGGCCGTCCTGCTGACCACCGCGCTGCAGGAGCGGCTGCGCCGTCCCGGCGGGCGGCTGATCATGATCAGCTCCGCCGCCGCCCAGCGCGGCGGCGCAGGCGCGCACTCGGCCGGCTCGTACGCCGCGGCGAAAGCGGCGCTGCACGGCTGGGCGTTCGGGCTGGCCCGCGCGCTGGGGCCGGACGGGATCACGGTCAACGTGCTGGCCCCCGGGTACATCGAGGACACCGAGATCTTCGGTGACCGCTGGAGCGAGCGTTTCCACGCCGAGAAGGTGGCCGACACGCTGGTCGGCCGGGCCGGCACCCCCGCCGACGTCGCCGCCGCCGTCGGTTACCTGGCCTCGCCGGCCGCCGGGTACCTCACCGGGCAGGTGATCGGTCTCAACGGCGGTGCTGTGCTGGGGCGTTAA